The genomic interval AGAGCTTCTACTTTTCCATGAAAATAGGTTCCTTTGCTAACACTTAGTCCCAACTCAAATGTCCTGTTTCCTAAGGTCCTCCGTCTGGATCATTCAGAGGGATCCAGCCTCGGGCTCTCTGCACCCGTTCTGTCCCCGAGCCTCCTCTGATCTAGTCCCCCATGGAGCTACCTTGAGACACGCTGCCCTCTCACAGCTCTGCTAAGCTGTGGTTGACACTCCTGCCCACATCCTGTCTGACGGGCAGCAACGGTGGGCGCTAACCCATGTCCTTTCTGCTCTCGCTCCAGGTCATCGACATGACGGGCCGGGAGCAGAAGGTCTACTACAGCTACAGCCAGATCAGCCACAAGCACAATGTGCCTGACGACGGGCTCCCGCCGCAGTCCCAGCTGCCACCCCTGCCCGGCAAGGAGGCCAAGGCCCCGGGCTTCGCCCTGCCCGAGCTGGAGCACAACCTGCAGCTGCTCATCGACCTCACGGAGCAGGAGATCATCCAGAACGACCGGCAGCTGCAGTATGAGCGGGATATGGTGGTGAACCTGTCCCACGAGCTGGAGAAGATGACCGAGGTCTTGGAGCACGAGGAGCGCGTCATCTCCAACCTGAGCCGGGTGCTGGAGATGGTGGAGGAGTGCGAGCGGCGCATGCAGCCCAGCTGCCCCAACCCCCTCACCCTGGACGAGTGTGCCCGTGTCTTCCAGACCCTGCAGGACAAGTACTACGAGGAGTATCGCATGTCGGACCGCGTAGACCTGGCCGTGGCCATCGTCTACCCGCTCATGAAGGACTACTTCAAGGAGTGGGATCCCCTCAAGGTGAGCTAGGGAGCTGTGGCCCCTCCCGGCTGGGGCGCGCCCTGCTGAGGAGGGCGGAGCGGGAGGGCCTGCTGACGCCCTTCTCCTCAGGACTGCACGTACGGCACGGAGATCATCTCCAAGTGGAAGAGCCTCCTGGAGAACGACCAGATCTTGTCTCACGGCGGTCAGGATCTCTCTGCAGATGCCTTTCACAGGTACCGCGGCGGGCGAGTGAGCGCACGCTCCTGGCCCAGGGGTCGCTGGAGGCAGGGGACAGTGGAGGTGCTGTCCATGTTAACCTGCTGCGCACTGGTTCTGCTCTGGGAATTTAAACCACTCCCTGCTTGCTCAGCCTGGCTGTCACGTGTCTGTTCAGGGCCACCCACATGCTGGCCTTACCTGGGGGACTGCAGCCAGCTCTGGTCCACCATGCAGCCCACTGGGTACATGGTAGCGAGTAACGAGGGCGAGCACTTACTTAGAGTGGGAATCAGAACAGAGGTCACTCAGGAGGGGACATCAGGCTATGGCCCAGAGGGTCAGAGGTGTCAGCTGTGGGTAGAGCTCTAGGCGGGACAGCACCTGTAAACTGGAAAGGAGCCTTCTGCTGGGGCCTGTGAGCCTGTGTCACCTGCAGCAGACTTGCCAGGCCGGTGGGCACTACCAGGGGACCCAGGCCAAGTAGGCCGGCAGGGGAGGTCAGGTTAGCCAGGCGGAGCCTCCGGTTCTGGTACTGGCTGCTTCTGTGCTGTTGCTTTTCCTTGTGCTgtggtcagggttagggaggtgGCGGTGGCTGGGGTGCTTGGAAACCCACCCGTGGGGTAACCAGGGGCCTCTGCCTGCTGCAGGCTCATCTGGGAAGTCTGGATGCCTTTTGTTCGAAATATCGTCAACCAGTGGCAGCCAAGAAACTGTGACCCGATGGTGGACTTCCTGGACAGCTGGGTACACATCATCCCCGTGTGGATCCTGGACAACATCCTGGACCAGCTCATCTTCCCCAAGCTGCAGAAGGAGGTAGGCCTGGGGACAGCTGTGGTCAGCGACCCTGGGGACTGTGGAGCATTTCTCCTGCCTCCCGCTGTTAGAATGCCTGGAATTCAGAGTCCATCAGCACAGCCCTTTGTCCTATGGCAGAGTCCAGCCCTCTCCTCGGGACTTTCCCCCAGACTCTAGAGGGAATTCTTTTTCTTGAGGTCTTCAATGAAATTAGCCTCATGAGTCTCTGAGGTTTAACACGTTGTGTGTTGGGGTTGGTGTCTCAGTTCCGGGGACACACAATGTGAAATGCTTACAGGCACTTTGGTCACCATAGAGGGGAGGCTGGGTCATCTACATGAGTGCCAGGGACAGCctgcacagtggcacaggccatgatcccaggagcctgaggcaggagcgtCACAGGTGCgtggtcagcctcagcaacttagtgtggccctATCTGAACCAGGCTGGGGACGGGGCTGTGGCCGAGGCCCTGGTTtagtccccagcaccaggaagGTAAATGGAGAGGGCCGTGGCCTgggccaggagagcagggccttCCTCCTCAAGGACAGTCCTCCCCCACAGCCGCACAGGGTGGGCTCCAGACGGCCTCAGGCTGCATCAGCTGCTCCTTTCCCCGACCCTCTGCAGGTGGACAACTGGAATCCCCTGACGGACACCGTCCCCATCCACTCCTGGATCCACCCGTGGCTGCCCCTCATGCAGGCGCGGCTGGAGCCCCTCTACTCCCCCATCCGCAGCAAGCTGTCCAGCGCCCTGCAGAAGTGGCACCCCAGCGATTCCTCGGCCAAGCTTATCCTCCAGCCCTGGAAGGACGTCTTCACTCCCGGCTCCTGGGAGGCGTTCATGGTCAAGAACATCGTGCCCAAGCTGGGTGAGGAGATGGAGAGCGTGCATTCAGTCGTGGCCTCGGGTCTCTGGCCCTGCAGCCAGCGGTGGATAAACGCCTTGGGGTCCCTGCTGCTGTTTACCGTGGCAGCGACTGAAAGCCTGCAGTGGGGATGTGCAGGTCACTGAGTCCTGGCTTTCCTGGCTGGTCCGTTTCTGGCCCTGGCAGCAGCACAGCCCCTGGCGTTCTGGGATGGCCGTGGGGTCACACTCTAAATTACTAGGGGGTTATTTGGGGGTAAGaggaaaaaagtgatttttaagaatCGCTATGGTGAGCGcttaaaatatcctttaaaagcAGCTTAAAGACTCATGTCGTCCGTGGCTCTGCTGGTAGGAAGGCTGACCTTGGGGACGGTTTCTCCTGTAGGGATGTGTTTGGGTGAGCTGGTCATCAACCCCCACCAGCAGCACATGGACGCCTTCTACTGGGTCATCGACTGGGAGGGGATGATCTCCGTCTCCAGCCTGGTGGGGCTCCTCGAGAAGCACTTCTTCCCCAAGTGGCTCCAGGTGCACTTGGTTTGCCTTGTtgtgggaggaggtggcagggTGGGGACATTCCTTGATTTTCTGGCATGGCTTGACTATAGTTGTGATTCCACTTGAACACACATCACCAAGGGGAGGCATCGTCTATCATGACAGTGGCGCCCGTTCCCTGAGCACTCTATCTGCTCTGTGTCACTCCTCCCAGTCCCCTGGGGGAGGGACTGTGACATCCCTGACACAGAGGCTGAGCTCAGCAGGTTTCCTGTAAGGGCACTTAGCCACAGACTGGCTCTGAAGTGCCACTTCTCAGCTCCTAGAAACCCATCAAGTGGTGTCACTCGCTTGGAGGACCAGCGTCAACACAAGGGCTGCTCTGGGAAGGTGGCCCTGCTGTTGCCGTGGGGTGCAGGTTCCCTTTCCTTCTGGCAGGTGCTGTGCTCCTGGCTCAGTAACGGCCCCAATTACGAGGAGATCACCAAGTGGTACCTGGGCTGGAAGTCCATGTTCTCAGACCAGGTGCTGGCCCATCCGTCTGTCAAGGACAAGTTTAATGAAGCACTAGACATCATGAACAGGGCGGTGTCCTCTAATGTTGGTGAGTGAGGATCCCCACGGTGGGTGTCCTGGCCCCACATCCCTGGTCTCTAAACACATGAATGACAGCACCCGGGTTCTGGGATCCACAGGCTGCCCGCATGGTCTCTCTGCACTCCTGCGTGGACAGCTAGCTGCTGGACCCAGTTCTCTGTCCACTATGTCTGCTTCCCAGGTTCACTGGGCTGGTGGGGCCTATTCCCTGATGGAGGCTGGCTGCAGCTGGATTCAGACGCTGCTGCTCCAGCCCAGTGTGGCCTGGTGCTTTGGAGGCTCCCCGTGCCAGCCAGCCGGCCTTGGGTGTTGCTTGTGCTCGTGGCTTGTGGCAGGGGTTGTGGGATCAGGGTGGACGGTGTCTCGCTGAgcagttgcttaacctctctgggctccaCGTTCCTCATTGGTTACAGGGGGATTATGTGGGTTACAGCCTGTGCCGGGTCACGGTCACTTGGTCCCTGTTCCCAGAGCTGCTCAGTTCTAGCTAAGTCACTCTGCCTAGATCAGGATTCAGTTTTAGGTTCACATTTTGACACTTGGGAGCGTCCCAGTCCTGTGCGGTCGTCTGAGCCAAGGCCATTGATGTGCTTGGCCGGCTCCGCTGGGGCTGCAGCATGCTTCATCTAATGTGTTTCAGGGCCCAGTGGCTCGGCTTGCTCAGGGACATGGTGGTGCAGGGTGGTGGCTGGGACTGTCATTTCTATCCCCTTTCAGTTCTGTTTACCCGGTTTCCTGAAAACAGCTGAACTCACTGGTGACATCATTACACACTCTTTAATGAGGCAGATGAGCTTCTGTGCTGCTCTCCTGTCCAGGTCCCTCGAGACATTCTCCCCCAGCCACCCCCAGGTTTCATGGTCCCAGAACTGTCCCCTGCCTGGAGCCCTCAGTGTCTGTGGCCCTCCGTCACCCTCCAGGTTCTGCTCTCCTAGAGTCGGGGACCTGAGTGGATAAGTTAAAACATGGCGGGTGTCCCAGAGCGGAGCCGAGGGCCTGAGATGGCCACGCTGGGAATGAATGGGTTCCCAGGGTACTAAGAGCGGCCAGTGTGCAGTGGAGACTCCAGGGACATGTTAGAGATGAGCCATGACTGAAGTCAGGGTTGCCGGGGGTCAGGAGGACCCCCCATTTATGTTGGTGGTTTATCCTGGTTATCTGATATTAGTCTGATCTACAGACTAGTTTTTGTGATACTGTCCACTTGTCCAAAGTCCCCCCAGTCACTTGAGTCTCTGAGGCAGAGCTGCCCTCGGGTGAGTCACGAGAACAGCCCAGACTAGACCAAGTCACGGTCAGTTTCCCTCatgcccttcctcccttccctgtctCAGGGGCCTACATGCAGCCTGGAGCGCGGGAGAACATCGCCTACCTCACCCACACGGAGCGGAGGAAGGACTTCCAGTACGAGGCCATGCAGGAGCGCCGCGAGGCCGAGAACATGGCCCAGAGGGGCATTGGTGTGGCTGCCAGCTCTGTGCCCATGAACTTTAAGGACCTCATAGAGACCAAGGCCGAGGAACACAACATCGTGTTCATGCCCGTCATTGGCAAGCGGCATGAGGGGAAGCAGCTGTACACCTTTGGCCGCATCGTGATCTACATTGACCGGGGGGTGGTGTTTGTCCAGGGCGAGAAGACCTGGGTGCCCACCTCCCTACAGAGCCTCATCGACATGGCCAAATAGACCAGAGATGCGCCTCACAGAGGCGATGTACACGAACAGTGTTTCTGACCATCTTTAAGGTCAGGCCAGGCCACCCGGAAGGACACCGCTTTACAAGTGCATCAGTCCTGTTCTGGGTGCTGgggttaaactcaggggtgcttaaccactgagccacatccccagttccctttttaatattttacttagggacagggtctcacagagttacttagagcctcctgagctgctgggatgacaggcatgtgccactgcacctggctgaccAGTGTCGGTCTTCACACTGAGTTCTCAGGCTGTACATCATCCTCAAAACACATCAGTTGGTGAGGTGCACTGGAGTGAGTGCAGGTCAGCAGTGGGGTCTGTAGTCGTCTTCCTGATGATTTCAAGGTCCTCGCAGTCCTGATACTCTGGTTCTTCCCGAAATGCCCACACATCCCTGGAGAGCTGTTCCAGCTTTTGTGCAGGGAACCAGTGAACAGAGGTGTCATTAAAGGTGTCCGTGTACTGGGGAATCTGAGGCAGCTCGAGTTCCTCCAGCCCTTCCAGAATCTGAGCAGAAAAATTCAAACATGACATCAGTCACGCCAGTGCGTGTGCTTCttgctaattttcattttactcaCCACCCCATTGTCCCTTGAAAAAATAAGGAATAGGAGACTACTGACTGCTCTAGCACAGGGCATTGATGCCCCTAGGACAGTGGTGTGCTGGGCAGTGACCCTGATGGGCGATCAGAAAACACCAAGGGGGTGCTGAAATGTCACAGCTCTCTGGAACACACCCCCATGAAGAGGGTTGCTGACGGTACAGTGCCGTCAGTGTCTCCACTGGCAGAGTGTCTACCTGGAGCAAAGCTGGACTCTCCACGGTGAGCAGCGGAGTGGTTCCACCCTCTTCCCACCAGGCCCCTTTATTCAGGTACCTTTGCAACATAAGGGTAATTTTTCTGCAGAATCCTTGTCAACaacctagaaattaaaataatacaattatgaGGTGTGAAGATGGTTTTATTTAAGTTAACACGTGTAGGAAAGTGAGATGACCTAAATatagtaaaagttaaaaaaaaaaaaaaaaaaaaacacgaggGGAAGTTAAAAGGAGAATGTGAAGATTCCAGGGCTTTTGCCTGGGTCCCCAGGAGATGACAGCACACCTGAGCATCAGAGGTGGAAGGGAGCGGAGCTATAGGTAGAGAGATGGAGAGTGTTTCAAAGACACCTCTGTCACTAGGGGAGGGATTATTTGTAAAGAGACTCTGCACAGCTTGACTAAGGGTCTAAAATCTGATTTGGACTGGGGACaaggctcggtggcagagcacttgcctggtgtgtgtgACACCCTGGTGcccatccccagcacttcaaaacCTGACTGTCCCCCTTTAGCAGTTTCCCTACAGAGCAGCATTTCCTAGGGCAGGATGGCAGGGGATGCACTCTGCCTGTGGCAGTCTGCTGTGGGTGTCACCTCTGGGCTGACACGACAGTGTTCTTGGGGTTacctctcctccaggcccttgAAACTGTTCCCGATGATGACCATCTTGGAAAGGGCCTCTACTGACCAGTTGCTCCATAAAAGGTTGTTGTACAAGGCTGTCCCGCAGTGGGGCATGTAGAAGACGGTGGGCTGGCCACAAACACTCCGCTTTCCTTCCTGGGAACATGAAATGACAGGTGTGACCTCTCGCAGGGCACACTTCTTTCAGCAGGTGACAGAGACCTCAGGACAGATGTCAACATGAGCTAAGAGACAACTGAGCATcacttgtcatcccagcagctcaggaggctgaggcaggaggatctcgagttcaaagccagcctcagcaacagcgaagcactaagcaactcagtgaaaccctgtctctaaataaaacacaaaatagggctggacggggctcagtggacaagtgcccctgagtgACACCGCTACCCCGGCCACCAAAAAAAAGGGACAACTAAACCCCAGGTGGAAAAAACTGGAAATTGTTCCAGTTTAGTCTACACTGTTATGTGGGATGGGGTGTTGGGAGGTCATCATGCCTAACAGGTATGGCCCCATGAGCATAGAAAGCTCTGGAGGAGGTAGGGGGCTTCTTGGGTCACTATCAAAAAGGACAGGAGGGACAGCTGTGGTGTCTCCATGTACTGCAGTTAGTGATCCTTGCCTCCGGTCTCACTTTCTGCAGATCCCCTTCAGATGTCCCCCGGGAGCATAGACCACTGTTCTACAGCAAATTCCCTGGCTGTGTGGCTGCTGCCACCTCTGGTTTCTCCACCTGCAGCTTCCTTTGTgttggatggaacccagggcctcatgtgtgctgggcaagctctccaccactaagccccagccccagccccctttatgTTAATAAGAAACCTCAGTGGACTCCTGATCAGCCAGCTCTGCATAAGCTGCCTGCAGTCCTGGTTGTGTCCCTTTAGCAAATTCCTGGCAGATCTTCAAACCCCAGTTCAGACCCAGAGAAGCTCCCTGTCCTTACCAGCACCCCGCTACACTGCTGCATTCACCACTGGGGTTCACAGGCCACATGCCCTGGTAGCCACAGGCTCCCTAAAGTGGACTGGCTCTCGGTGATCCTAGTCTCTGGCAAGCTCCCTGCCCAGCTCAGAGCAGGCACTCAGAAGACCATCTGGATTGAGCGCCAGTGTTCCAGGACCCTGTCAGCACTGGGGACGGACTTGTCAGCAGGGCCTTTGTTGGAGGTTATGTAATGAGCCATGAGATGGCAGTTTCAGGACACAGAGGAATCAAATGATCCTCTAATCCCCAAGAGGATGCAAATCTAGATTCAGAGGTCTCTGCGCATCCTGGCTTCAGTCCTGTCCTGTGGAAGGGCTTCTCCTTCAGAGGCCCTGGGAATGTCAAAGCTCTTGGAGGTGCTGGGGCAGCGGAGGACCTGTTCACAGGTCCCAGCCAGGTCTTCTGTCTCCTTTTACTACCTTTCCTGGGACAGGGTGCAGCCTGACTAGACAGACTCATTTGAGGCACCCGGACTGTGCCTTCTTGAGTTTTAGGTAGTGCAGCAAATACCAACTTAGAATAATTTTTGGACAAAAACTTGTCACAAAAATTTTGCAAACCTGACTTGCTGTGGTTCGTGCTCTTTGTGTAAGTTTTTTTGACAGGACCATGACATAAAGCAAAATGTGGGTGACTGATTAGTCACACTGTACAGACACGAGGAGGGAAGTGGGTGGTGGAGAGGGGCCACCACCACCGCAGAGAGGCACTCTGCTCTGGTCAGGATCCTCATGTGGCCCACCCGCCTCCCCACCGCTCACCTCGTTCTCAGGGAGAACAGTCACCCCGAGGGAGTGAAGAACAGCGATTTCAAGCTGGCTGAACAGAGGGTCATAGACCCAGCAGTGACTTCTGGGGATCTGCGAGGGAAGAAGAGTGGCCTCAGCCCAAACACCCACAGCACAGTGTTTGAGGCCGGGGGGGTGGGGGTACAGGCGGGTCCGATGCTCACCTGGCACTTTTCCAGGAACAGAAGCAGAAACGCAAGCTGGGTTCTCGCTGTGACGCAGGTGGCAAAGCTGCCAATGCCATAGCACACACACTTGATGTGGCAGGCTCCCCTGACCAGGGCCTCTCCTGGGTTGGGGTGAGGGGCCACATCCCACTCATCGGGTGAGGTGAGATGCAGGTTTCCAAGGGCATCTGAAAGGGTCCCTCCAGGAGCCTCCAGTTGCCCCAGCTGTTTTGTAAGACACTGGCTGATGGTTTCTGAAAGAGCCCGCAGCCAAGGTGCATCAGGGGCCACGCTCTGACCCTGTGAGCCAAGCCACCAGACCCAGGGCAAGACGGCTTCAACTCAGAAAAGCTGCCCGGCACATACAGCCACACCCAGGGCAGACAGATGATCTCTGCCCTGGACCCCCACAGCCTCAGACCCCCACAGCCCCAGACCCAAGAGAGACTTTCAACAAAACATGGCTTTCCCTCATGGGCGGTTTCCTCTAAAACTCGAATGTGAACTCAACTCTAATTTGACAGGAGATGTCTGGTAATTGCAGGCTATGCTCTGAAATACTTTTTAGATTAGAAGGGCATAACTTTCAAAATCACTATAAATGTCTAGGTGtagaaatatttcatatgtaaaagttaaaaaaaaaaaaaaaaaggctgaaggtGTCAAGAACCTAATGAAAGCTGTTCTGATGAACTCCTGTCCCACAGAGGCAGGTTCTCGTccctttttttattatattggtACTGAATTTTGTTGAACAAAGCtacatccaaaacaaaacaaaaagccatgCATTCCAGTAACAAGATAGCAATTTTCACTTGTCAAATTAGCAAAGCTGTCTTTACATAAGACCCCAGGCTAGGAGAGCTGCGCAGGAAAACTGGCTCTTTAGGTTCTTGCTGATAAGAGACTTGGGAAAAATTGTTTGGAAACAGCATGATAACGGACACCGAGTTGGTCACTTGCCTTTCACTTAATTCCGCTTCTGGGACTATATTCTAATAGATCACACTAAATTTGGCACAAGCTTTATGCATAAAGATGCTACTTGTGaagttatataaaataactaaaatataaagggaaaaaagccCTCAATAAAAATGACACCCATGGTAAGCTCACTCAGGGCATGAATATCATGTTACCACATTACATGTAGGAAGGGACCGCAATGGCAGGAAACAGCCTGCCCCATGCTGTCCAGGAAGAAGAACAGGATAAATATAAGCCACAGCAATAATGATAAGGACAGTCGGCATTTACTGCCTTCTGTGTAGTGGGCAAGCACGGCTCCAAGCACCAAATCGTCTCATTTAGTTCTCATGCCTATGTTACAGGATACAGATGTTACTATCCTCATTTCACGGAGAAAGAAACTGAGCGTCACATTTAGTTAAGTGCCAAGAGACACAGCTCTAAGGGGGAGTCACAAACACTGCTCTGTGAAGCAAGGTGCTCTCCAAGGAGGGTTACATTCCCTTCTCTGCCCATATCCacatcttcctctccctccttccaccGTCCCCTTGGCCAGTGGTACTCACCCAAGGCTGCGCTCCAGAAGTCAGAGACGAGCAGGTCCTCTCTGTGGAGAAAAGTACAGCACGCTCACCTCCCACCCGTGTCAGGGCTGCCCGAGCAGTGACCTCCTGACAAGTTGGCTGCATGGGAGGTGAAGGGACCTCTGGTGCAGAGCCCACCCTTACTGACTGAATGACAGGAAGGGAAATCAATTTTGACATGTTCAGGGCCCTCATACATTCTGCTGGGGACAGAGAGGGCTTCCGGGAGGAGGCCTCAGGTGCCCAGGGGCAGATCTGGATCCGTTTGGCATCCTTAGTCCACAACCATACCTGGCACTGTTACAGCTCAATAAATCGTTGTTAAATTCTTTGATTGAGCGTTTttgagctttagtttcctcatgtCTGGAAGGGGGATAAAAACTGTACCTACATGGAGGGCGACAGGAGGAATTCAGTGGTCTGACATTCTTAGTACAGTGCCACATAGTAGGTACTCCTCAGTCTTTGTCATATAAAACATTCTAAAGGGGTACATGTCATTCAAAATCATAGAGACAAACATGTTTGCCAGGGTTGGGAGGAGGGGTGGAAACTGCCGTGTTATGTGTATGGGGTTTAGGTTTACAAGATGAAAGACCTGTGGAGGTAGGTGAGGGTGACCGCTGCATGACATTACGGATGTATTTAACACCATGGAAGTGCTGAAGCGtgtacttaaaaatggttaagatgatcAACTATGTTATGTCcattttgtcacaataaaaaaagattttaaaaaaagattctagggggctggggttgtggctcagcagtacagtgttcacctagcatgcgcgaggccctgggtttgatcctcagcaccacataaaaataaataaacaaaataaaggtattgtggctaaccaaataaataaataaataaatattttaaaaaaagattctaaggGGAAAGTAAAAGAAGAGACAAATCAAGTGTCTGGTGTCTTTGCTCAGGTCATCTGCCTTCCACAAGCCATAAGCCAGAGACTATTTGGGGGTTCTGGAAGGAATGGACAGTATTGAAAAACATCTGCCCAGTGGTTGCCCAGGTTCCTCACAACAGGTAAAGCAGAGCTCCACTCTGTATGGCAATGCTGTCAACTGGCAAATATGTGCATAGTCAGCATGTAGAGCCCTGGGCCCCTTCCTGTTCAGAGCAGTGGTGACTTGACATAGAGGGGTGCTGGGAGAAGCGGGGAGCTC from Urocitellus parryii isolate mUroPar1 chromosome 3, mUroPar1.hap1, whole genome shotgun sequence carries:
- the Tfip11 gene encoding tuftelin-interacting protein 11, which codes for MSLSHLYRDGEGHMDDDDDERENFEITDWDLQNEFNPHRQRHWQTKEEATYGVWAERDSDEERPSFGGKRARDYSAPVNFISAGLKKGAAEEAVLEDSEDEEKPIKQEDFPKDFGPKKLKTGGNFKPSQKGFAGGTKSFMDFGSWERHTKGIGQKLLQKMGYVPGRGLGKNAQGIINPIEAKQRKGKGAVGAYGSERTTQSLQDFPVVDSEEEAEEEFQKELSQWRKDPSGSKKKPKYSYKTVEELKAKGRISKKLTAPQKELSQVKVIDMTGREQKVYYSYSQISHKHNVPDDGLPPQSQLPPLPGKEAKAPGFALPELEHNLQLLIDLTEQEIIQNDRQLQYERDMVVNLSHELEKMTEVLEHEERVISNLSRVLEMVEECERRMQPSCPNPLTLDECARVFQTLQDKYYEEYRMSDRVDLAVAIVYPLMKDYFKEWDPLKDCTYGTEIISKWKSLLENDQILSHGGQDLSADAFHRLIWEVWMPFVRNIVNQWQPRNCDPMVDFLDSWVHIIPVWILDNILDQLIFPKLQKEVDNWNPLTDTVPIHSWIHPWLPLMQARLEPLYSPIRSKLSSALQKWHPSDSSAKLILQPWKDVFTPGSWEAFMVKNIVPKLGMCLGELVINPHQQHMDAFYWVIDWEGMISVSSLVGLLEKHFFPKWLQVLCSWLSNGPNYEEITKWYLGWKSMFSDQVLAHPSVKDKFNEALDIMNRAVSSNVGAYMQPGARENIAYLTHTERRKDFQYEAMQERREAENMAQRGIGVAASSVPMNFKDLIETKAEEHNIVFMPVIGKRHEGKQLYTFGRIVIYIDRGVVFVQGEKTWVPTSLQSLIDMAK
- the Srrd gene encoding SRR1-like protein, whose product is MAAAVALEPWVQVAPRRRRSAAAKRPRRREAEAGGREAEPEADSGVVLRRLREAQEDLLVSDFWSAALETISQCLTKQLGQLEAPGGTLSDALGNLHLTSPDEWDVAPHPNPGEALVRGACHIKCVCYGIGSFATCVTARTQLAFLLLFLEKCQIPRSHCWVYDPLFSQLEIAVLHSLGVTVLPENEEGKRSVCGQPTVFYMPHCGTALYNNLLWSNWSVEALSKMVIIGNSFKGLEERLLTRILQKNYPYVAKILEGLEELELPQIPQYTDTFNDTSVHWFPAQKLEQLSRDVWAFREEPEYQDCEDLEIIRKTTTDPTADLHSLQCTSPTDVF